One window of Paenibacillus sp. FSL K6-3182 genomic DNA carries:
- a CDS encoding class I SAM-dependent methyltransferase, translated as MNAVEYKQFYDQVGKINGWDFSKVKSVSEGIAWDFYEEVIQYCKKSDLLLDIGTGGGEALLSIADSALLLIGIDLSTGMIETALNNVKQSNKSNIRFLQMDAEKLDFPDHFFNVVSCRHSAFSAKEIAKVLVNDGVFFTQQVSEYDKLNLKEAFGRGQSFGTKKGVLKNQYIAELADAGFTDIQSFEYNATDYFETAEDFIFLLKHTPIIPNFGQSETDFQILQQFIKNNQTEQGIRTNSERFMITARK; from the coding sequence ATGAATGCAGTAGAATACAAACAATTTTATGATCAAGTCGGGAAAATCAACGGTTGGGATTTCAGCAAAGTGAAATCTGTCTCAGAAGGAATCGCATGGGATTTTTATGAAGAAGTCATCCAGTATTGCAAGAAGTCTGATCTTTTGCTTGATATCGGCACTGGCGGCGGAGAAGCATTATTATCAATAGCAGATTCAGCATTGCTTTTAATTGGCATTGATCTTTCCACAGGCATGATTGAGACCGCATTAAATAACGTAAAACAATCAAATAAATCAAATATACGCTTTTTACAAATGGATGCGGAGAAGCTCGATTTTCCTGACCACTTTTTCAATGTAGTCTCTTGCAGACATTCCGCTTTTTCTGCCAAAGAAATCGCAAAAGTATTGGTGAACGATGGTGTATTTTTTACCCAACAGGTTAGTGAGTACGATAAGCTCAACCTTAAAGAGGCATTCGGAAGAGGACAGTCATTTGGTACAAAAAAAGGTGTGTTGAAAAATCAATATATTGCGGAGTTAGCTGATGCAGGCTTCACAGACATTCAGTCATTTGAATACAACGCAACCGATTATTTTGAGACGGCTGAAGACTTTATTTTTCTATTGAAACACACGCCAATTATTCCGAACTTCGGACAATCCGAGACAGATTTTCAAATCCTTCAACAATTTATTAAAAACAACCAAACCGAACAAGGAATCAGAACAAATTCAGAACGATTTATGATTACAGCAAGGAAATAA
- a CDS encoding glycosyltransferase family 2 protein, whose product MWMLILMLVGCLSGFFLFRKNTLTVTNQTDQSVWKLSIIIPARNEECNLPHLLESLKSQTVQPFEIIVVDDYSDDRTKEIAEGYGVKVISNSSLPKGWTGKNWAVWNGYLHASGDMFVFLDADIRLAPNALASLIKARERSKGVISVVPFHHTEKLYEKLALIMNVLGIFAFTSVFEKKNRMKGLYGSCIVALREDYEKINGHESVKAEVLDDLFLGSKFMAAGVPVTNFIGYGLVSFRMYPQGIQSEIEGFSKGAVLSTSTLSPWTIIPIAIWVVGLLLSETVFIFANTSWALPFLIGYFVYMFQLFYFTKYVGAFGIVIPLLHVFASLFFIIVMLYSMYQVVILGHVSWKGRHIRVGGKRDL is encoded by the coding sequence ATGTGGATGCTCATTCTAATGCTAGTCGGATGTCTCTCTGGTTTTTTTCTGTTCAGGAAAAATACTCTGACCGTCACTAATCAGACAGATCAGAGCGTGTGGAAACTGTCCATTATTATTCCAGCTAGAAATGAAGAATGTAATTTACCACATTTGCTTGAATCCCTTAAGTCGCAAACGGTTCAACCCTTTGAAATTATTGTGGTAGATGATTATTCCGATGATCGAACCAAAGAAATAGCTGAAGGCTATGGGGTCAAAGTTATTTCAAATAGCAGCCTCCCTAAAGGCTGGACAGGTAAGAACTGGGCGGTATGGAATGGATATTTGCATGCCTCTGGTGATATGTTTGTATTTTTAGATGCGGATATAAGACTGGCGCCTAACGCCTTGGCTTCATTAATAAAGGCTAGGGAGCGATCGAAGGGTGTTATTTCAGTTGTTCCTTTTCATCACACCGAGAAGCTATATGAGAAGCTTGCTTTGATTATGAATGTGCTTGGGATATTTGCGTTTACATCGGTCTTTGAAAAGAAAAACCGGATGAAAGGGCTCTATGGCTCCTGCATTGTTGCTTTAAGGGAGGATTACGAAAAAATCAATGGCCACGAAAGCGTAAAAGCTGAAGTGCTGGACGATTTGTTTCTAGGCTCCAAATTTATGGCAGCGGGGGTACCAGTCACTAATTTTATCGGATATGGCTTGGTTTCTTTCCGCATGTATCCGCAAGGCATTCAAAGCGAAATTGAAGGATTTAGCAAAGGGGCGGTGTTAAGCACTTCGACGCTTAGTCCGTGGACAATTATCCCGATAGCTATTTGGGTGGTAGGACTGCTTCTATCGGAAACGGTGTTTATATTTGCGAATACTTCATGGGCTTTACCTTTCTTAATCGGTTATTTTGTCTATATGTTTCAATTATTTTACTTCACGAAGTATGTAGGCGCTTTTGGGATCGTTATTCCGCTGCTCCATGTTTTTGCTTCGTTATTTTTTATCATTGTTATGCTTTATTCCATGTATCAGGTGGTTATTCTAGGGCATGTAAGCTGGAAAGGCAGGCACATCCGGGTAGGGGGCAAGAGGGACCTATGA
- a CDS encoding sodium-dependent transporter — MQTSAQWTSKIGFILSAAGSAIGVGAIWKLPYVTGISGGGAFFLLFILFTFFMGFPLLLAEFVIGRSTQKEAISAYRSLAPHSNWHWIGKLGVFTCFLLLSFYSVIGGWIVIYFAKGLFGGIISEGANYGAVFNDTIANPILVIAAQFVFLALTVVVVAKGIQNGIEKVSKILMPALFVLFIVLIIRSLTLDNAMEGVKFFLAPDFSRITSQSVLFAMGQAFFSLSVGVSVMVTYSSYLSKKESLIQPAISIVTMNLLIALLAGLAIFPAVFSLGLEPAEGPGLLFVVLPAVFDQIIFGEVFLLGFLALFLFATLTSAFSMLEIIVASMVKGKEEKRTKYAYMLGAFIFAVGIPSALSYSAFADILIFSKNLFDSADYLVSNILMPLGVFLISIFVPLKMKKSTLREELLQHSRFGATAFTIWFFIIRFIIPLVIIIVFLDITGVLDKITSLL; from the coding sequence ATGCAAACATCAGCGCAATGGACATCGAAGATTGGTTTTATTTTATCCGCGGCAGGCTCTGCTATTGGAGTGGGCGCAATATGGAAACTTCCCTATGTTACGGGGATAAGCGGGGGAGGGGCATTTTTTCTCTTATTTATTTTATTCACTTTTTTTATGGGTTTCCCATTGTTATTAGCAGAGTTTGTAATCGGGAGAAGCACACAAAAAGAAGCCATTAGTGCTTATCGCAGCTTAGCTCCTCATAGCAATTGGCATTGGATCGGAAAGCTCGGGGTATTTACCTGCTTTCTTTTATTGTCTTTTTATAGCGTTATTGGCGGTTGGATTGTTATTTATTTTGCAAAAGGTTTGTTTGGTGGAATCATTAGTGAAGGCGCAAATTATGGAGCGGTCTTTAACGATACCATTGCTAATCCTATTTTAGTTATTGCGGCACAATTTGTGTTTTTGGCTTTGACAGTTGTTGTAGTGGCAAAAGGGATTCAAAACGGTATTGAAAAGGTGAGCAAAATTTTGATGCCAGCTTTATTTGTACTCTTTATCGTACTCATCATTCGCTCACTTACGCTTGATAACGCGATGGAAGGTGTGAAGTTTTTTCTAGCACCTGATTTCTCAAGGATCACATCCCAAAGTGTATTGTTTGCGATGGGTCAAGCGTTTTTCTCCTTAAGTGTCGGAGTATCCGTAATGGTTACATACAGCTCTTATTTGTCAAAAAAAGAAAGCTTGATTCAACCGGCTATTTCCATCGTAACCATGAATTTGCTGATTGCATTATTAGCAGGATTGGCCATCTTTCCGGCTGTATTTTCACTAGGTTTAGAACCAGCGGAAGGACCTGGCTTGTTGTTTGTTGTATTGCCCGCGGTATTTGATCAAATTATTTTTGGAGAAGTTTTTTTATTAGGCTTTTTAGCATTATTTTTATTTGCAACATTAACGTCGGCCTTCTCAATGCTAGAAATCATTGTAGCTTCTATGGTTAAAGGCAAAGAGGAGAAGAGAACAAAATATGCCTATATGCTTGGTGCATTCATATTTGCGGTGGGCATTCCGTCTGCGTTATCTTATAGTGCTTTTGCCGACATTTTAATCTTTTCGAAAAATCTATTTGATTCAGCTGATTATTTAGTAAGTAATATTTTGATGCCGCTTGGCGTGTTTTTGATTTCGATTTTTGTACCGCTTAAAATGAAGAAAAGCACGCTGCGAGAGGAGTTATTGCAGCATTCTCGTTTTGGCGCTACTGCCTTTACTATTTGGTTTTTTATTATCAGGTTTATTATTCCTCTAGTCATTATCATCGTATTTCTTGATATTACTGGGGTGCTTGATAAAATAACTTCATTATTGTAG